One region of Candidatus Poribacteria bacterium genomic DNA includes:
- a CDS encoding glycosyltransferase family 2 protein → MLISVIIPAFNEDQTIGQVLAVLCALPLEKQIIVVNDGSTDGTYTVLEELRATHELTVVHCQENRGKGFAIQSGLPHVKGEVVVIQDADMELDPADIPELVKPLEKENVQVVYGSRFLNGRGNASLQNFIANRILATYTNLLYGCRITDESTGYKAFSTELITRLELTCEGFEFCPEVTAKILRAGYRIHEVPVSYVPRTKKQGKKLRFWLDGLFAVWTLLKYRFISETEIFKTSGG, encoded by the coding sequence ATGTTAATATCCGTAATCATTCCTGCGTTCAACGAAGATCAGACAATCGGACAGGTGCTGGCGGTCCTCTGTGCCCTGCCCCTTGAGAAACAGATTATTGTTGTCAACGACGGCTCCACCGACGGAACTTACACGGTACTTGAGGAATTGCGAGCGACTCATGAACTGACCGTCGTGCATTGCCAAGAGAACAGAGGTAAAGGATTCGCAATTCAGAGTGGACTCCCGCATGTGAAAGGGGAAGTGGTCGTTATTCAAGATGCAGATATGGAATTGGATCCAGCGGATATCCCTGAACTTGTGAAACCGCTTGAAAAGGAGAACGTTCAAGTAGTTTACGGATCACGGTTTCTGAACGGACGCGGAAACGCCAGTCTCCAGAACTTCATCGCGAACCGTATTCTTGCTACCTATACAAATCTCCTTTACGGATGCCGCATTACCGATGAATCGACAGGCTACAAAGCCTTCTCAACAGAATTGATCACACGTTTAGAGTTAACCTGTGAGGGATTTGAATTCTGTCCGGAGGTCACAGCGAAGATTTTACGGGCAGGCTATCGTATCCATGAGGTGCCGGTCTCCTATGTTCCGCGCACAAAAAAGCAGGGAAAGAAACTCCGATTCTGGTTGGATGGACTTTTTGCCGTATGGACACTCTTAAAATACCGTTTCATTTCAGAAACAGAAATTTTCAAAACATCTGGAGGTTAA
- a CDS encoding SDR family oxidoreductase: protein MDLGLIDKIAVVGASSKGLGRAIALGLAHEGAKVTICARDRAALEATADDIRNQTDTEVLAVPTDVSQPDQVENLIRTAIGHFGGIDILVNNAGGPRAGRFDDLGAQDYQDAVHLNLMSTINLCRAVVPTMRARGGGRIINLTSVSVKQPVDGLMLSNMARTGVIGFAKTLATELAPDKILVNNVCPGIIFTDRIRQLATVRAEEGGITFDEALENMTADIPIGRIGDPDEFATLVVFLASERASYITGTTIQVDGGMVKSLL, encoded by the coding sequence ATGGATCTTGGACTTATAGACAAAATTGCAGTCGTAGGTGCCTCAAGCAAAGGACTTGGGCGCGCAATTGCACTCGGTTTAGCACACGAGGGAGCGAAGGTCACTATTTGCGCGAGAGACAGAGCTGCTCTGGAAGCAACGGCAGATGACATTCGCAATCAGACCGACACCGAAGTTTTAGCGGTACCAACCGATGTCAGTCAACCCGATCAGGTTGAAAATCTCATTCGGACAGCGATTGGGCACTTCGGTGGTATCGATATTCTGGTTAACAACGCAGGTGGTCCCAGAGCCGGACGGTTTGATGACTTGGGAGCCCAGGATTATCAAGATGCCGTCCATTTGAACCTAATGAGCACGATAAACCTTTGCCGCGCCGTTGTTCCGACAATGCGGGCACGTGGTGGGGGACGGATTATCAACCTCACTTCTGTCTCTGTCAAGCAACCCGTCGATGGACTGATGCTATCCAATATGGCACGGACAGGGGTCATTGGATTCGCAAAAACCCTCGCGACGGAGTTAGCACCCGATAAAATCCTTGTTAACAATGTCTGCCCCGGTATCATCTTTACAGATCGCATTCGACAACTGGCGACCGTCCGTGCCGAAGAGGGGGGTATTACATTTGATGAGGCACTCGAAAATATGACCGCCGATATCCCGATCGGTAGAATCGGGGACCCAGACGAATTTGCAACCTTAGTCGTTTTTCTTGCATCAGAACGCGCAAGTTACATCACCGGAACGACAATTCAGGTAGACGGCGGCATGGTAAAATCATTACTCTAA